A part of Octopus sinensis linkage group LG7, ASM634580v1, whole genome shotgun sequence genomic DNA contains:
- the LOC115214198 gene encoding protoheme IX farnesyltransferase, mitochondrial produces the protein MNISKALLCRLGNTQLPRKSSLLSVLATYHRPLDAIHNSCSHPYGTQSAAKISDNDDDLLVPVPLKEPLFFQAPHITQTKNLHAKLAAGDNLTTYCKDDNTDIQYDNTVSIFVPHLNRLIDVKLAPNSKYLHLFLPATKEVVRIELPPETDNEEFQMPTEKIESIQDRMWMEQKIYLWKIPNQYMQLAKIRLTGLVVISSMAGYALAPAPFHLSTFLLCTLGTGLMSASANSINQFFEVPFDAQMNRTRNRVLVRGYLSPLHAVLFATATGLTGMVILSSGVNSLTAYLGLMNLGLYTLVYTPMKRTSIANTWVGSLVGAIPPMMGWAACTGDLSTGAWLLGAVMYAWQFPHFNALSWNLRADYSRGGYCMTSVMNPSLCRRVAFRYCAATTVLSILAPFAELTTWMFVIDSLPLNFYLTYLGWRFYKEGDSKSSRNLFRFTLLHLPVLFTLMLLSKKPSRPKADELTLSSIISDVTDVCNSDALYL, from the exons ATGAATATTTCTAAAGCTCTTCTCTGCCGTTTGGGGAACACGCAACTTCCAAGGAAGTCCAGTTTACTTTCTGTTCTGGCAACATATCACCGACCTTTAGATGCAATTCATAATTCCTGCAGCCACCCT TATGGAACACAGTCTGCAGCAAAAATttctgacaatgatgatgatctcttaGTTCCCGTTCCTTTAAAAGAACCACTATTTTTCCAAGCCCCTCACATAACACAGACTAAAAACTTACATGCCAAACTGGCTGCTGGTGATAATTTAACAACATATTGTAAAGACGATAATACTGATATCCAGTATGATAACACAGTGTCAATCTTTGTACCCCACTTAAACAGACTCATTGATGTTAAATTGGCCCCCAACAGCAAATATCTCCATTTATTCCTTCCAGCCACAAAAGAGGTGGTTCGCATTGAGCTGCCACCTGAAACTGATAATGAGGAATTTCAAATGCCAACAGAAAAAATTGAATCTATACAAGATCGAATGTGGATGGAGCAAAAAATCTATTTATGGAAAATACCAAATCAGTATATGCAACTTGCCAAAATTAGATTAACAG GTTTGGTAGTAATTTCTTCAATGGCTGGATATGCTCTTGCGCCTGCTCCTTTCCATTTAAGTACCTTCCTTCTGTGTACCCTTGGAACTGGCCTCATGTCTGCATCAGCTAATTCTATAAATCAG ttcTTTGAAGTGCCATTTGATGCACAGATGAACAGAACCAGAAACCGTGTATTAGTACGAGGTTATCTCAG tcCACTCCATGCAGTCCTATTTGCAACAGCCACTGGTTTAACAGGAATGGTAATTCTTAGTTCAGGAGTTAATTCTTTGACAGCTTACCTCGGCTTAATGAACCTTGGCTTGTACACATTAGTCTATACACCAATGAAACGGACAAGCATTGCAAATACTTGGGTTGGTTCTCTTGTTGGAGCCATACCACCTATGATGGGTTGGGCAGCCTGTACAGGTGACCTGTCCACAG GTGCCTGGTTGCTTGGTGCAGTGATGTATGCTTGGCAGTTTCCTCACTTCAACGCTCTCAGTTGGAACCTTCGTGCAGACTATTCACGCGGAGGCTATTGCATGACATCTGTAATGAACCCCAGTCTTTGCCGACGAGTTGCCTTTCGCTACTGTGCAGCAACAACAGTCCTCAGCATCTTGGCGCCGTTTGCAGAACTAACCACTTGGATGTTTGTCATTGATTCTCTACCCTTGAACTTTTATCTCACCTATCTAGGCTGGAGATTCTACAAAGAGGGTGATAGCAAATCTTCTCGGAATCTCTTCCGCTTCACTTTGCTACACTTACCCGTCTTGTTTACATTGATGTTGTTAAGCAAGAAACCAAGTCGGCCAAAAGCTGATGAACTCACTCTCAGTTCCATCATTTCAGATGTTACTGATGTATGCAACTCAGATGCTTTGTATCTATAA